From the Priestia koreensis genome, one window contains:
- a CDS encoding thioredoxin family protein yields the protein MKQITAESEFREQIQKDELSVGIFTTTWCPDCKRLDMFIDEVLEENKDKAWFKVDKDEFEALSEENQVMGIPSLLVYRNGEKLAHLHSANAKTPEAIKEFLNTVK from the coding sequence ATGAAACAAATTACAGCAGAATCTGAATTTCGCGAGCAGATCCAAAAGGACGAGCTTAGCGTAGGAATTTTTACAACAACATGGTGCCCAGATTGCAAACGTTTGGACATGTTCATTGACGAAGTTCTAGAAGAAAACAAAGACAAAGCTTGGTTCAAAGTTGATAAGGACGAATTTGAAGCTCTATCAGAGGAAAATCAAGTAATGGGAATTCCATCACTACTTGTGTACCGAAACGGTGAGAAGCTTGCGCACCTACACAGTGCAAACGCAAAAACACCTGAAGCAATAAAAGAATTTTTAAATACAGTGAAGTAA
- a CDS encoding GNAT family N-acetyltransferase produces the protein MKKEIIVTAEHPDDFAQLEKLYEDLGWNSLHLNVTELEAMCKQSWYVVYAFDEGVLVGTGRVISDGVITGTICGVGVAPTYQKRGIGQKIIGKIVTHCEQHRVIPQLFCDEKLESYYQKHGFHTFTIGMKKDRSLLGL, from the coding sequence GTGAAAAAAGAAATTATCGTGACTGCTGAACATCCAGATGATTTTGCACAGCTTGAAAAATTATATGAAGATTTAGGCTGGAATTCTTTGCATCTGAACGTAACAGAGCTAGAAGCAATGTGCAAGCAAAGCTGGTATGTCGTCTATGCCTTTGATGAAGGGGTGTTAGTAGGGACAGGTAGAGTCATCTCAGACGGTGTTATTACAGGAACGATCTGTGGAGTAGGAGTCGCACCTACTTATCAAAAAAGAGGGATTGGTCAAAAGATCATAGGAAAAATCGTTACGCACTGCGAACAACATAGGGTCATTCCGCAACTCTTTTGTGACGAAAAGCTTGAATCCTACTATCAAAAACATGGCTTTCATACTTTTACTATTGGCATGAAGAAAGATCGATCGTTGTTAGGACTATAA